From the genome of Bordetella sp. H567, one region includes:
- the hflC gene encoding protease modulator HflC codes for MQRLLPILVGLLIILAALSSCVFIVRERDYALVFSLGEVRKVISEPGLYFKAPPPFQNVVTLDKRILTIESTDAERIQTAEKKNLLIDSYVKWRIADPRLYYITFGGNERAAQERLQAQIRDALNAAVNIRTVKDVVSAEREKVMAEILSNVAKRAAPLGVQIVDVRLRRIEFAPEISESVYRRMEAERKRVANELRSIGAAEGEKIRAEADRRREEILADAYAKSQAIMGEGDAKASSIYADSYGKDPVFYTFYKSLEAYRSSFSKLGDLLVVDPSSEFFQFFKSSVGVPGAPSGTLGGIPGSTTPGTPPDSRK; via the coding sequence ATGCAACGTCTACTGCCCATACTGGTCGGCCTGCTCATCATCCTGGCCGCGCTTTCCTCCTGCGTTTTCATCGTCCGCGAACGTGACTATGCCCTGGTGTTCTCGCTGGGAGAGGTACGCAAGGTCATCAGCGAGCCCGGTCTTTACTTCAAGGCGCCGCCGCCGTTCCAGAATGTCGTGACGCTGGACAAGCGCATCCTGACCATCGAATCGACGGATGCCGAGCGCATCCAGACGGCGGAAAAGAAAAACCTGCTGATCGACTCGTACGTCAAGTGGCGCATCGCCGATCCGCGCCTGTACTACATCACGTTCGGCGGCAACGAACGGGCCGCGCAGGAACGCCTGCAGGCCCAGATCCGCGACGCCCTGAACGCGGCCGTCAACATCCGTACGGTCAAGGACGTGGTATCCGCCGAGCGCGAAAAGGTCATGGCGGAAATCCTCTCCAACGTGGCCAAGCGCGCCGCTCCGCTGGGCGTGCAGATCGTGGACGTGCGCCTGCGCCGCATCGAATTCGCGCCGGAAATCTCCGAATCGGTCTATCGCCGCATGGAGGCCGAACGCAAGCGCGTGGCCAACGAGCTGCGCTCCATCGGCGCCGCCGAAGGCGAGAAGATCCGCGCGGAAGCCGACCGGCGCCGCGAGGAAATCCTGGCCGATGCCTATGCCAAGTCGCAGGCCATCATGGGCGAGGGCGATGCCAAGGCCAGCAGCATCTACGCCGACTCCTACGGCAAGGACCCCGTGTTCTACACCTTCTACAAGAGCCTGGAAGCCTATCGCTCGTCGTTCTCGAAGCTGGGCGACCTGCTGGTGGTGGATCCCAGTTCCGAATTCTTCCAGTTCTTCAAATCTTCCGTGGGCGTGCCGGGCGCGCCTAGCGGCACCCTGGGGGGGATTCCCGGCAGCACCACGCCGGGGACCCCGCCGGACAGCCGGAAATAG
- a CDS encoding ATP phosphoribosyltransferase regulatory subunit — MGNWLLPERLADILPAEARRIEELRRELLDLYRTYGYELVAPPLVEYIDSLLSGTGTDLDLRTSKLVDQLSGRMLGVRADMTPQVSRIDAHLLNRAGVTRLCYCGTVLHARPTDLLSNRELLQIGAEIYGHAGVEADIEILRLVLDTVTIAGVRQPRLDLCHPGVVRAIIDADPAARAHGEQIHALLRDKDVPGLLDLAQRPDGPGAQTIQTLRTLMGLYGDVGTLARARAELPPLPGIAQALDALEALLRALPELRASIDLADVRGYGYHSGVTFALYAEGWHDALVSGGRYDDVSRVFGRARPATGFSLDLRKLAAGLPPAERSRAVRAPWGQDAALVAAVRGLRQAGEIVVQVLPGHEHDQDEFICDRELTLQDGAWQVRNL; from the coding sequence ATGGGCAACTGGTTGCTCCCCGAGCGCCTGGCGGATATTCTGCCCGCCGAGGCCCGGCGCATCGAGGAACTGCGTCGCGAACTACTCGATCTTTACCGCACCTACGGGTACGAGCTGGTCGCGCCGCCCCTGGTGGAATACATCGACTCCCTGCTCTCCGGCACCGGCACCGACCTGGACTTGCGCACCAGCAAGCTGGTCGACCAGCTTTCGGGCCGGATGCTGGGCGTGCGTGCGGACATGACGCCGCAGGTATCCCGCATCGACGCGCACCTGCTGAACCGCGCCGGCGTGACACGCCTGTGCTATTGCGGCACCGTGCTGCATGCCCGGCCCACCGACCTCCTGTCCAATCGCGAATTGCTGCAGATCGGGGCCGAAATCTACGGCCATGCGGGCGTGGAAGCGGACATCGAAATCCTGCGCCTGGTGCTCGATACCGTCACCATCGCTGGCGTGCGGCAGCCGCGCCTCGATCTTTGCCACCCCGGCGTGGTGCGGGCGATCATCGATGCCGATCCCGCCGCGCGCGCCCACGGCGAGCAGATCCATGCGCTGCTGCGCGACAAGGACGTACCTGGCCTGCTGGACCTGGCGCAGCGCCCGGACGGCCCCGGCGCGCAGACCATCCAGACGCTGCGCACCCTCATGGGCCTTTATGGCGACGTCGGCACGCTGGCTCGCGCCCGCGCCGAACTCCCGCCCTTGCCAGGCATCGCCCAGGCGCTGGATGCGCTGGAAGCGCTGCTGCGGGCACTGCCCGAGCTGCGCGCCAGCATCGACCTCGCCGACGTGCGCGGCTATGGCTACCACTCCGGCGTCACCTTCGCGCTGTACGCCGAAGGATGGCACGACGCCCTGGTCAGCGGCGGCCGCTATGACGATGTCAGCCGCGTGTTCGGGCGTGCCCGCCCGGCCACGGGCTTCAGCCTGGACCTGCGCAAACTCGCGGCCGGATTGCCCCCCGCGGAACGCTCCCGCGCCGTGCGCGCCCCGTGGGGCCAGGATGCCGCCCTGGTGGCCGCCGTTCGCGGCTTGCGCCAGGCCGGCGAAATCGTCGTGCAGGTCCTTCCCGGCCACGAGCACGATCAGGACGAATTCATCTGCGACCGCGAGCTCACGCTCCAGGACGGCGCATGGCAGGTTCGCAACCTTTGA
- a CDS encoding adenylosuccinate synthase, with protein MSKNVVIIGTQWGDEGKGKIVDWLAESVQGVVRFQGGHNAGHTLWINGKKTILRLIPSGIMHPGVTCYIGNGVVLSPEALLKEIEELEAAGLDVRSRLQISEICPLILPYHVAVDQAREQRKGEGKIGTTGRGIGPAYEDKIARRALRVQDLFDPVLFDQKLAEVLDYHNFVLTKYLGAEAVSASQVRDQAMALAPAIAPMVRDVSSNLFAAQKAGQRLLFEGAQGALLDVDHGTYPYVTSSNCVAGAAAAGAGVGPQSLDYVLGITKAYTTRVGSGPFPTELLDEIGARLANIGKEFGSVTGRPRRCGWFDGAALKRSVRLNGISGLCITKLDVLDGLETIRLGVGYRVNGEFRDVLPYGAVEVAKAEAVFEELPGWSESTVGITEYEKLPAAARAYLERVAQVCEVPIDLVSTGPDRTETIVLRHPLKG; from the coding sequence ATGAGCAAGAACGTAGTCATCATCGGCACCCAATGGGGTGACGAAGGCAAAGGAAAAATCGTCGACTGGCTGGCGGAATCGGTACAGGGCGTCGTGCGTTTCCAGGGCGGTCACAATGCCGGCCATACCTTGTGGATCAACGGCAAGAAAACCATCCTTCGCCTTATCCCTTCGGGCATCATGCATCCCGGCGTGACCTGCTATATCGGCAACGGCGTCGTGCTCTCCCCGGAAGCGCTGCTCAAGGAAATCGAAGAGCTCGAAGCCGCCGGCCTGGATGTCCGCTCGCGCCTGCAGATTTCGGAGATCTGCCCGCTGATCCTGCCGTACCACGTTGCCGTGGACCAGGCGCGCGAACAGCGCAAGGGCGAGGGCAAGATCGGTACGACCGGGCGCGGGATCGGCCCCGCCTACGAGGACAAGATCGCCCGCCGTGCGCTGCGCGTGCAGGACCTCTTCGATCCCGTGCTGTTCGACCAGAAACTCGCCGAAGTGCTGGATTACCACAACTTCGTGCTGACCAAATACCTGGGCGCGGAGGCCGTGTCGGCCAGCCAGGTGCGCGACCAGGCCATGGCGCTGGCGCCGGCGATCGCCCCCATGGTGCGCGACGTCTCCAGCAACCTGTTCGCCGCCCAGAAGGCCGGCCAGCGCCTGCTGTTCGAAGGCGCACAGGGAGCGCTGCTGGACGTCGATCACGGCACCTACCCCTACGTCACCAGCAGCAATTGCGTCGCCGGCGCGGCGGCCGCCGGTGCCGGCGTCGGCCCGCAATCCCTGGACTACGTCCTCGGCATCACCAAGGCCTATACCACGCGCGTCGGCTCCGGTCCTTTCCCCACCGAACTGCTGGACGAAATCGGTGCGCGGCTGGCCAACATCGGCAAGGAATTCGGCTCGGTCACCGGCCGCCCGCGCCGCTGTGGCTGGTTCGACGGCGCCGCGCTCAAGCGGTCCGTGCGCCTGAACGGCATCAGTGGTCTTTGCATCACCAAGCTGGACGTGCTGGACGGTCTGGAAACCATCCGCCTGGGCGTGGGTTATCGGGTCAACGGCGAATTCCGCGACGTGCTGCCTTACGGCGCGGTCGAAGTGGCCAAGGCCGAAGCAGTGTTCGAGGAACTGCCGGGGTGGTCCGAGTCCACCGTCGGCATTACCGAATACGAAAAGCTGCCGGCGGCGGCGCGCGCCTACCTGGAGCGCGTGGCGCAGGTCTGCGAAGTACCCATCGATCTGGTTTCCACCGGCCCGGACCGTACCGAAACCATCGTGTTGCGCCATCCGCTGAAGGGGTAG
- a CDS encoding phosphoribosyltransferase: MALPPSTDKDLWISWEEYHRLIEQLALNVHRSGWRFDQILCLARGGVRVGDVLSRIFDVPLGILATSSYREAAGTKQGALDIAQFITITRGTLAGRVLLVDDMVDTGLTFNRVMEHLRGQFPAITELRSAVLWWKGHAKAVPDYYVDKLVTNPWIHQPFEDYDSLRPHQLEAWTRKGSTS, translated from the coding sequence ATGGCTCTCCCGCCAAGTACCGATAAAGACCTGTGGATCAGCTGGGAGGAATATCACCGGCTGATCGAACAACTGGCCTTGAACGTGCACCGTTCAGGCTGGCGGTTCGACCAGATCCTGTGCCTGGCGCGCGGGGGCGTGCGGGTCGGCGACGTGCTTTCCCGCATCTTCGACGTGCCCTTGGGGATACTCGCCACCAGCAGCTATCGCGAAGCGGCCGGCACCAAGCAGGGTGCGCTGGACATCGCCCAGTTCATCACCATCACCCGCGGTACGCTTGCCGGGCGGGTGTTGCTGGTGGACGACATGGTCGATACCGGGCTGACGTTCAACCGCGTGATGGAGCATTTGCGCGGGCAGTTCCCCGCGATCACGGAACTGCGCAGTGCGGTCCTGTGGTGGAAGGGCCATGCCAAAGCCGTCCCCGATTATTACGTGGACAAGCTGGTCACCAATCCCTGGATCCACCAGCCCTTCGAGGACTACGACAGCCTGCGGCCGCATCAGCTGGAAGCCTGGACCCGGAAGGGCTCGACGTCCTGA
- the rpsU gene encoding 30S ribosomal protein S21, giving the protein MPIVRLKENEPFEAALRRFKRTIEKTGLLTELRSREFYEKPTAERKRKHAAAVKRHYKRIRSQQLPPRLY; this is encoded by the coding sequence ATGCCTATTGTTCGCCTGAAGGAAAACGAACCGTTTGAAGCCGCCCTGCGTCGCTTCAAGCGCACCATCGAAAAAACGGGTCTTCTGACCGAACTGCGTTCGCGCGAGTTCTACGAGAAGCCCACGGCCGAGCGCAAGCGCAAGCACGCCGCCGCGGTGAAGCGCCATTACAAGCGGATTCGTAGCCAGCAACTGCCCCCGCGTCTGTATTGA